In the Zingiber officinale cultivar Zhangliang chromosome 5A, Zo_v1.1, whole genome shotgun sequence genome, TCCCATTTCTTACTTTTATTCCcttaaaccaaacacccccttattgTTTTCCTTATTTATGTAATTTtctattttcacttgtaatggtatgccatcattaataatatgtgtgaattctatcgtcaatatggtatcagagcgttaAGCTTAACATCaatcttttttaaatttttttctttctttttctcctctcttccgcGTTTCCTTTTCTCacggttcaaaaaaaaaaaccttagctttcttctcctttttctgccGCTGACACCAATAGGATTCACCGCTATCGCGTCTTTTCTACTATTCACCTATTGCTGCGGCTAGAGGAGGTGTCGTTGTCCAAAGGCTGACAGCCCACCATCGGCCTTATcgtcatcaaaaaaaaaaaagttcttgATGCCCCTCCGCCGCTAACGTCCTTGTATCACCAACCCCCTTTCCCTACAAATTTAGCGACTCCATCGCTTCCTTCGCTTTCTCCTTCACGGATTCAAGTCCATCCTGTGACACCTTCTTCATCGGTGTCGCCTTTTCTTGGACTTTCTGTCCGGTAGCTTCTGTGATctctttagctttcttagaatcttctttctccccTGTTTTCCTTTCTTATGTTTTTTTGTcctaaaaaaattctcttttttgACTTCTTCTTTTCCACCGTATAataattttgttttcttctttcaaAAAGTCCATTAATGGCGAGGTTCAATTCCtcctcttttctttttctcttcttgttTTTTCTCATATCAAGagcaatattattatttttttcttaagtttaaagatatcaaatttcatccttctcttcctcctctcctttatttgtttgtttttttaagCAGCAGTCACATTATAGCGGTCTTTCCTTCATGTTTTAGCCATCTTCTAATAGGCCAAATAGCAAGTTTTCTACATCTACTCCAACATATGCAGCCACCAAAATGCAGTCTTCTAAATCTGTTGTTCTTATTCCGATGACAAGTCATATTTCAGCCTTCAAACAACAACACCTCGTCTCCTTCTAGTTGTTGTCTTCTTTCATCAAAGGCAAAGTTCAACAAATCGTCGTTTCGTTGATCACACTGGTGGATTTTGCTCTAAAAAAATACTCATTGGTCGCCTTCTACAATGGTTGTCGCTGACGACATCACTCGCCGGGTATCTCTTACAAATACTCCTGATTCATCTTCCAAACAATGCACAGTTGCATGCTCTTCGATTGAGGTCAAATATCGCATCATTGCCTCTGCGGCATctgagatccaatggattaagtcaTTTTTGACATATATGCTTCTTCCGATTACCATGCCTGTTGTGTTTTTCATTGATAATTTGGGCCTCCGAACTGCGTGTTACTTATATTTCTGCTGAGGATCATTTGGTTGATGCACTTACCAAATCGTTTTCTCGACCTCAGCTGTTTGCTATTTGTAACAAGATTGGTGTCATTTCTGGGGCACTATCTTGAGAGggcgtattaggaaataattattataagtaaatagttatttatttcctaattattagggaataattattattaaaaaatagttatttatttcctaattattagagaataattattatatacttattgttttcttaatttatatattttcctattttcacttgtaatgatATTTACATATACCAtatgttatcattaataatatgtgtgaattctatcgtcaatatTACACATGAGGATATAATATTCTCTCTCTATGATGAATGCATATAGTTTggctaaaaaataaaaataaaataaaattattttataaaagatAATACAATATTATACCAATGGTATAGCTGTTACAGTAGTTGTAATAGCTAATATACGGTCTCCTCATGGCGGGGTGATGTCGTGCGATGGTTGAGGTATGAAGTGCTGTCACATAAAATCTTAGGGTTAGAATTCAACATGTTCGAACATACTTTCCCTGATATCTTGACCATCTATACTAATGACTAGTAATCATTCATAATTTACCTCATTCTTATTAGCCTAAAAATAGATTGACGAAAGTAAGTGAATTGTGTATTTTTTACCACATGTAATAGCTAATATACTATTATAGCGTAAATCCTCGGTCCCTGTGTAACTCACCCCACCTGTCACATGCTCACTTAGGATATTATAATTTACCTTCCTCGTGATGACCTTGGATCGGGTACGACGAAGGCACTGGGGGCGAGCAATTTCACCTTTGCCACATAATATACTATTATAGCAATTAAGTAACTgctgtaaaatttttaaagtgatttttgactaagttaaattgattttaatagagtttaaataatttagataaattgataaataatattttaatataataatatttatacataataattttaattagagtGAAATATCATACTGTACCACATTGTAATAGCTATAGGAATACTTTCAGAATAAAAAAAAGATAATGGAGTGTAcatttgataatttttatatataaaaaaaatactcatTTGACCGATTCATTAAATGAAACACGCCATTTTTGCCCGTATATTATGAAACTCGACAATTTCCGACATTTCAGTCTAGATCAAGCTCCATGCGTAACTGCCTAGAACTTCCTTCTCCGTTCTGCCCGAGCATTTTGGTGCCAGCTGATCGCTTGCCTGACTGCATCGGCTTTCTTGTCATTCAGCTGTCGGAGTTCTTCTGGAGCGAAAGGCGGAGGTAATTTACATGGCTCCGAAACACCTGTTGATTTCTCCATCGACTCCAACATGAATTTCTTGACATTGTCTTGTGCAGGACAGGCCATGGATTCCAAGCATATCTCAGTGGCTTTCTCTGGCACGGTAGGCTTATATCTTAAAAGTTCGGCATAGTCGGTGAGCACGTGCAACATGTAATCGTAAACATAATCCATCTTCACTTCTTCTTCGAAGAATTTGAAGCTTGCTTTTCCCATAGCTTGTGCCTGTTAATTAATGCCAATGGCGATTAGGAAGCCACATGGATTTGTGCACTAGACATTGTGTTTTGCTCATACCTCCTTATGGTGCTTATTACCCCAGTCAACTGCAAATTTGATAGCTTTACACTTATCGTTCGCTGGTATAGGCCAGTAGTGATGCCCTGGCATGAGACCTCTTTGGAAAAACTCATACCAAGGTGTGTCGATAAACAATGTGGGCGAATCGCATGCCATTACATACTTCTGGCTCACTGACCATGCAAGACCATCTACATAAATTCTGTATCTGTTGACCACAATTGTTCCTAGGTAAGATGTTTGGTTTTCGAGATTGCGTATTCTTATGAAATCAGTAGCAATTTACCTATAGTTGCATTGTTTAGCCAAGTTTGAGCTCTGGTACCCTTGCTCTTCCTCGCGACTCCAATCCTTGGAAGGTAGAAACATGTTTTTCAGAGATGAAAGAGAAACAAGAACCGCACCAAATATCGGTTTCTTTATAGTGCAAGGGATTGCAAAGATTTATAGTTTTACTAGTCGAACTCAAATCTGAAATAAAGCTAATTCAAGCCGTACCTGAGTATAGATTCTACCATTCCAGTCCTGTTCCCTGGTGACATTACACTGTAGAAGCTCCTGCCTATTGGCACCCATAGTTGGATTACCCTTCCAAAAGGCATATGGCTCTCTATCTACCCACTTCATCTCTTCGTTTGCTTGCTTCATCTCCTCCATCAAAGGTGCCCATGGTTGTATATTGGTGTCGGGCCTTCCAATATTGTTGTAACCAGTTAAGCAAAAAACAGCTCAAAAAAGAATGAATGATAACGATAACAAGCAGAGCAACAAAACTACCAGGAGAAATTGAGTCATTACCAACCCCAGAAGGACCAGTCGGGGAAGAGAATATccgatgtctgatcatccttgcaATAATGAAAGACTGGTGGCAGAGTTGATGGGCTATACTGAGCAGACTTGACAGATGGTTGGTCCATGCAGTTGAACATGAGATCAAGATCAGGTACACGCCCAGGATATCTGTTAATGAGCTGGATGATACCCCAGAGGGTGAACACATTCCTTGCCATTGAATGTCCAAAGTATTCCTCAACATAAACTCGGCCGTCAAGAACCACCAAACGGAAGGTTGCTAAACTCTTAGCACTTTCAATTAATTCCTTTGTTATTCCATCATATTTCCAAGGGCGCAAGTCCTCGTGAATCCACCGAAAGTATTCAGGACAAGTAGGGGATAATTGGGGTGTTTTGAGGGAGAGAGTAGATGCTAGACTAGAAGATCTTTGGCAGACGGGTGCTGCTTCATTTGGACAGTTCAATTTAATAGGGACTGCTTGTGCTTTGGAAGGTTGTGTAGAAGGACTTGATTCTACTTCAGATGGTTCTGtaacagcagcagcagcagtagCAGTAGGAATTGATTGTGCCTCAGATGGTTGTGTTGTAACCGAAGGACTTGATTGTACTTCAGAGGGTTGTGTGATAGTAGTAGTAGGAACTGATTGTGCTTTAGAGTTCCGTTCTATGAGAGATTGTGAATCAACTCCTCGTTCACTCCGACTGAAGCTCTGCAAATTGGATGTCCAAACATGGGAAGAAAATTTAATCTATGTACATACCAATATGTTGTGATCTACCAACGTAACAATAGACAGGCAATGCGAAACTGTAGTAATAGATGCATACAGATACATTGGCACACCTCAAAAACCTTAAAAGAAGTCAATCTATGAAGACAAAATATGTTTAGCTGTGATAACATTTACTGAGAAGTCAGCTAGAATTTTTCATTTATAAGGCAAACTATGATTGTTTTCATTCACTGGATTTTGTTGGAGTTTCTCTTCCTTGTTTACTAAAGGGGTAAAGCAAGAACAACAAAAGCAGCTTGCTTCTGCTGCAATGACTGCAAATTAATGTGAAAAAAGATAGATATGTGATAAAAAATATCGAATGAAATACGGGCATTAATTCATATGAGGTCCATATGAGTATGATGCAGTCTTCTTTTGCAGTTGCTGGTTAAATGGATTCCATAAATGTGATGAGACTATGAGAAGCGAATCAAGTTGATGTAGTTGTTTATTTTGTCTGACAATTAAATGTGTAGTTGAATTGGCATGAAACAATGTACAGAAACAATGACAGTTTCAAGATCTAGCTACAATCGAATAAACAAGGATCCATTCGGTTATCCTTTAACCTATTCCAATCATGTAAACTCACTCTGGTTAAGAAGTTTGAAGCTTTATTGATGGAACTGCAAATTAGGTTAAAATAGGAAAGTGTTTAGGGTTCGTCACTTTCATGCAACTGAAGGATCGAAAAGGGGCATTACAACAGAAACAAGTAATCTGCGAGGGTAATTCCAGAAAACAAAAGCAGCAGATCGAGATCCAACGGAGGGAGAGGAACTCACCGTGCCGCTGGAGTAGAAGTAGACCAGCACAAATAGGGCAACCAAGACGGCGACGATCATCCTGATGGGGAAACGCTTCGGCCCGGGGCTGCCGCTCTTCCCCTTAGTCTCCGACGAAGTGTTTCTCTCCTCGGATCCGTCCCACAACCGCCCTAGCCTCGCCCTCATTGCCATTTTCCGCCCGCGACCGCGTCGGACTCTAGAAGCAGCTAgagcagaagaacaagaaaggcGCGGTTTTGCCGCATCCAGGAGGAGCAATCAATTGCGGAAGTGAAATGGTGAATCGAGAGAGAGAAGGGGGAGGAAGTAGGCTGTAACAGCAGCTGATTGACGTCACCACCGCCATGTTCCTCACtgtagatttttatttttagatttttaatatttttttaacaacttTGAATAAGCAAAGATTCAACGACAATTATAAAACCACGTATCAATATTGTCACATATCCAAATAGTAAGTTCAAAATCGCTAAATCACGCACTTAATTTTACTTTTACCCCTCTGTATATTTGattcataattaaaaaattattattcttaatataaaatataaaaataatattttaataaaaagaattagTAATAAAATTATGCTAAATTTTCTATATCCATCAGtcacttttaatccaattttaatcaaaattaattgataaattagaaaacttaaaattatctagaattagattttatattttcatttaattctttttattatatttatatctaCAAACATTATTTTTATATGTTAAATCGAGAATAATAATTTTCAATCAATTCCAAGTTGATTATCATCATTTTAATGCCCCCGACATTCTTTATCCGTATTATAGTTTCTTGAATCGATTGTACAGTATAACAATTGatgagaaagaaaaaataaaattagatatataatttgataattttaaaatttatctgtGTGATTCCGATATTTGACAACTTTAGCGAGATGGTTCGGCTCAGTGATTTGCCGAAGATTCAAATACAATTCATTTTTGTCCTAAATCTTATATCCAGTATAACAATTGatgagaaagaaaaaataaaattagatatataatttgataattttaaaatttatctgtGTGATTCCGATATTTGACAACTTTAGCGAGATGGTTCGGCTCAGTGATTTGCCGAAGATTCAAATACAATTCATTTTTGTCCTAAATCTTATATCATTTTTTTATAACATTAGAATATCTGTAACGCTGTGAAAAATGttaatgtatatttttattttatttttttaatgaatttgtaACATTCAAAGATTTAAATGCGTTACGGTGTCCTAAAAAATGTCCACATTTAATGTGTGGATGCTCTTGCAATGCATCAATATGATTATAATctttttaattataaatatatttttaatctaCGTAAAGTCattccttcttttatttttttataatattcctatcaaattaaaaaaaaaagttatcatCTGCTAATTTCGTTCTTATAGAAGCTCTTGAAATGAGGACAGATTTTTTGGATTGCTTTTTGCGATCTAAAAGATGATCTTTTAGTATAGATTGATGAAATGAATAATCTCCattcataaaataaataaacatcattcATCTCACAAATTACGGACTAAAGATCGGCCCCCACATCAAGGCATCATTTCCTGAATAAAAACAGCCTTGAAACGGAATCACAACGACTTTCCTTTCCCGGATCTTTCAAGATTTTACAATTTTACTGCGGTTAAAATTCCACCCGTTATTTCTTCCCTGGATCGAGCTGGAAAGTCCTTATCCACTGCGCGAGGGAATACAGAAGCGGTTGGTCGCTTGGACCTTTCTTTCCTCCATGGATGGCATGCTCGCATTCATTTCATCGAGGGCGATGTTGAGCAGCTCCGACGCTTGCGCGGCTGGTTTCGATTCAGAAAACAAACGAGTGTTGAATGATCGGAGTAACAATTTGTTGCTCCTGCTCGAGCTAGTAGGTAAAAGTTTCGATTTTTACTGCGAAGTTTGTTCCTCGGATCGATCTCTAGGGCATAAAAGAAATCATTTTTCGCCCCCGTCGCCGTCGTCCACAAGgttctcttttattcttttcaCCCCTACAATTGAATCTATCTGGTCCTTTGTCTGGTTTCTCTAAGTCGCTTTCAATCTCCAAAACCCCAATTTCTCCCCCCTGAGATTGCAGAAAACCTAATTCCGCCTGCGTTTGTTTCCTTCCCAAATACTCCATCCTCGCCGTGTTCCTCAGGTATCTATAAACCCTAACTTTTTTTTTCCCGTTCAGAAAGCCGCCAGATCTAAAACCAGAGCAAAAATCCCACCTTTCTTCTTCATCTAGTTTCCTCCCGATTCAGCTACATGGCGATGGAAGTGGAGGGTTGTGGCTCGTCCTGGACCAGAGACCAGGAAAAAGCATTCGAGAATGCGATAGCAACCCACCCAGAGGGTTGCGGCGAGCGGTGGGAGAAAATCGCAGCTGATGTGCCTGGGAAAACCGTCGAAGATGTGAAGGACCACTATGACCTTCTAGTAGAGGATGTCAATCGCATCCAGTCCGGTAGAGTCCCTCTGCCTTTCTACCCGTCTCCGTCAGATGGTGCTGACCATGCCACTGACGCCGGTGGCGGCGGCGTCGGGCACAGTGGGAAAGTATCTCGGGCAGAACAAGAGCGCAGAAAGGGAATAGCTTGGACTGAAGATGAGCACAGGTTAGCTCACCTCAGTTCCTCCGTTTCGTATACATGTCTTCTTAATTACTTTGTGATGCTTAATAGATCTCCTGTTTATTGGAATCGTCCGAATGACGCCCCTCTTTCATTTATAATCAAAAGAGCGTCTCATCCCGCATCAGTACATTTTTGTTTCCGATACTACTCTTACTTTTGAAGCTGTTGTTGCATCTACGAGTTCGTAGCGCTACACAATTATAACAGCTACGATAAGTAACTGCTACACAATTGTAAcaactagctgctacaacatagatACTTCAACTCTAATCAACACTAATAACACTGTGTTTTAGCAATCGTGACTGTGACTATAGACACTTCGCCAAAAGTGATAAATATTATATTCTAGCAGCACTTTAacttttatcaatactaataacacTATGAGATGTAGCAATTACATAACTGTTACAATATGAGCAATTCATCTTTGGTAAACACCGATTAACGTTGGTCGACATTATGTTATAGTAGTTATAAATCGTAtctgatattttatttatgatcAATAGTTCAATACCAATCAACATTGTGTTGTAGTGACTACGGTCTCGTAGTTGCTATAACTGCCCAGTTGTAATAGTTATAAAATCATAGTTATTATAATTGTGTATTTGTTGTGATTTAACTTTGGGAGTTCTCTGGGGAATTTTGAAGGTATTATTTCGAGTAAATAATCTGTCATTTGTAGATTTTCATCATGTAGTATAACTTTTATGTGTGAGTTTAATTTTTCGGAGTAGCGCGGGTTACTTATATCTTGTTCGCTTAACACTTACTGCAAGACAGTGCTATGACACTTAGTTATGGTTTGGTATGAGGTTAGAATTACAAAATTCTTTTTCTGAATGTCGGCAATGTCGATATCGGGTTGATAGTCTGTTATTATTGTGCCGGTACATCGACATTAGGATATTTTGGCTATGCTGAATTGAAACCATGTTATATTTGCGATATATCGAGGCGATACGAGCAGATTGGCACTGTTTGGAACACAAACCAGAGGTCAGATCCTTATTCTATTGATTGTAGAAAGCCTACCGAGCATAAATTTAGAAATCCTACCGAACACAATTCATTCTGTTTCTTATCTATTTAGTTAGTACCAGTGTCCTGTTTCCTCGCTTCCTATATGAGGTGGGGATGGGAAGCTAAATGCCCTTCGGCATTGTCATCTCTGTTGTCTACTTCCATTTGTAAATTGGAAATTATGACTCTATCTAATCATCAGAAGTACTAGCTGAATTCGTATTTGAAACATAAGTTAGTAGTTTTGTCGAGTTTATGTTGCTAGATGTGCTAACCGAACACTTTGTGGAAATTATGAAACTTTCAGATGTTCCATATTGTACTTTTATCGACTTTATGTCGCGAGAAGTGTTAACCAAGCACTTTGCGAGGATGATGAAACTTGCAAATGTTTACATCTTTGAAATTCTACAACTTCTGCATCATGAATCTGCTCCATTATGAGGGGAACTTGTATCGTGGTTCGCTTTGTCGCCTTGCAATTTTGGTTATTTCTATTGCTCGCTCCATATTTGTTCAACTACATCCTGCTAGTAGGCTTCTTATCGATGTCAGATTACTAGTCTGTGGTCTACTGATCTTGTATTGTACAATTGATTGTTTGTAGAATTCTTCACTAATATTTTGAATCTTCTACAGATTGTTTCTCCTCGGACTCGATAAATATGGGAAAGGTGATTGGAGGAGCATTTCCCGCAACTTTGTAATATCAAGAACACCGACCCAAGTCGCAAGCCACGCACAAAAATACTTCATTCGGCTGAACTCAGTGAACAAGGAGCGCCGAAGGACCAGCATTCACGACATTACAAGCATAGACAATGGAGATGTATCAGCAGCTCAAGGGGCAATCACCGGTCATGTTAGTGGGTTGGCTATGAATACACTGAAGCCCATCAAACAATCGTCTCAGCCGTCAGGCACACCTCCGGCCGTGAATGTGTATAGAGCAACCATCGGACAACCTGTTGCCGGCCTTCTCATTCCAGCAGTAGGCACGCCAGTTAACCTCCCCGTTTACGGCTTGCGAGCTCCGGTTTCTGCAAGTGTAGTGTCTGGCGCCCCAATGAACATTCCACCGGCAACACATAGATAGTATCAGCTGAAGGCAGGTTGTTCCTTGTAATGCATCTCGGTAGGtcgattatttcaaaataaagggATATACGTCGTTTTCGGTTTTCTAGTACTCTCAAGAGTTCTTAAGTTGCTTAGTTACTGGTTGCTTTTCGTCGGCATCAAAATATAAAACATAGATCGATGTATAATTTGTAGAATCACGATCCTACACagaatcgatttagggtcaggattggatcggtcaggatcggatcgtagaatc is a window encoding:
- the LOC121980633 gene encoding transcription factor SRM1-like — encoded protein: MAMEVEGCGSSWTRDQEKAFENAIATHPEGCGERWEKIAADVPGKTVEDVKDHYDLLVEDVNRIQSGRVPLPFYPSPSDGADHATDAGGGGVGHSGKVSRAEQERRKGIAWTEDEHRLFLLGLDKYGKGDWRSISRNFVISRTPTQVASHAQKYFIRLNSVNKERRRTSIHDITSIDNGDVSAAQGAITGHVSGLAMNTLKPIKQSSQPSGTPPAVNVYRATIGQPVAGLLIPAVGTPVNLPVYGLRAPVSASVVSGAPMNIPPATHR
- the LOC121980632 gene encoding O-glucosyltransferase rumi-like gives rise to the protein MAMRARLGRLWDGSEERNTSSETKGKSGSPGPKRFPIRMIVAVLVALFVLVYFYSSGTSFSRSERGVDSQSLIERNSKAQSVPTTTITQPSEVQSSPSVTTQPSEAQSIPTATAAAAVTEPSEVESSPSTQPSKAQAVPIKLNCPNEAAPVCQRSSSLASTLSLKTPQLSPTCPEYFRWIHEDLRPWKYDGITKELIESAKSLATFRLVVLDGRVYVEEYFGHSMARNVFTLWGIIQLINRYPGRVPDLDLMFNCMDQPSVKSAQYSPSTLPPVFHYCKDDQTSDILFPDWSFWGWPDTNIQPWAPLMEEMKQANEEMKWVDREPYAFWKGNPTMGANRQELLQCNVTREQDWNGRIYTQDWSREEEQGYQSSNLAKQCNYRYRIYVDGLAWSVSQKYVMACDSPTLFIDTPWYEFFQRGLMPGHHYWPIPANDKCKAIKFAVDWGNKHHKEAQAMGKASFKFFEEEVKMDYVYDYMLHVLTDYAELLRYKPTVPEKATEICLESMACPAQDNVKKFMLESMEKSTGVSEPCKLPPPFAPEELRQLNDKKADAVRQAISWHQNARAERRRKF